The sequence AGTATAATTTATATATCAATGTAGGCGCGCGATTAATCGCGCGCCTACTATCAATACAAACCAAAGGATTAACTTAAGACCTTAATTTGGTTTCATTAAAAACAAAAATCTAAGAAATGGCAAGATATACTGGTCCAAAAACAAAAATCGCTCGTAAGTTCGGGGAAGCAATCTTCGGAGATGATAAATCTTTCGAAAAAAGAAACTACCCTCCAGGGCAACACGGTAACGCACGTCGTCGTGGAAAAAAATCTGAATACGCAATCCAGTTAATGGAAAAGCAAAAAACAAAATACATGTATGGTATTTTGGAGCGTCAGTTCAGAAATATGTTTAAAAAAGCAACAGCAGCTCCAGGAATTACCGGTGCCGTATTGCTTCAATTGTGTGAGTCACGTTTAGATAACGTAGTGTACAGAATGGGAATTTCCCCAAGTCGCTCCGGTGCTAGACAATTGGTTTCTCACCGTCATATCACCGTTAATGGTGAAAAAGTAAACATTCCATCTTACCAGTTAAAAGCTGGAGATGTAGTGGGTGTTAGAGAGAAATCAAAATCTCTTAGCGCAATCAACGATTCATTAGCAAACGCAAACCATGTTTACGAGTGGATTACTTGGAACGGCGAGAAAAAGGAAGGAACATTTGTTTCTATTCCTGAGCGTATCCAAATTACAGAAAACATCAATGAGCAATTGATCGTTGAATTATATTCTAAATAATTAAAACACAGAAAGTCAATTATGGCAGTATTTAGTTTTCAGAAGCCTGATAAAGTTATAATGGTAAATTCTACCGATTTCGAAGGGAAATTTGAATTTCGTCCTTTGGAACCAGGTTACGGACTTACCGTTGGTAACGCATTAAGACGCGTATTACTTTCCTCTTTGGAAGGATTCGCCATTACTTCGGTTCGCATCGAAGGCGTGGATCACGAATTTTCTACCATCGCTGGAGTAGTAGAAGATGTTACCGAAATTATTTTGAACCTTAAACAAGTTCGTTTCAAAAGACAAATAGACGAGATAGATAATGAAACCGTTACTATTTCAATGTCTGGAAAAGATCAGTTAAAGGCAGGAGATTTCCAAAAATTCATTTCAGGTTTTCAAGTATTGAATCCAGAAATGGTTCTTTGCAACATGGACAAAAAAGTGAGCCTTAATTTCGAAATTACTATCGAAAAAGGTCGTGGTTATGTTCCTGCTGAAGAGAACAAAAAAGCGAATGCTCCTTTGGGAACCATCTTTACAGATTCTATCTACACACCAATAAAAAATGTGAAGTACAGCATTGAAAACTTCCGTGTAGAGCAAAAAACAGATTACGAAAAATTAGTTTTCGAAATCGTTACAGACGGATCTATTCATCCAAAAGATGCTTTAACTGAAGCTGCAAAAACATTGATTCACCACTTTATGTTGTTCAGCGATGAGCGCATTACTTTGGAGGCCGATGAGATTGCGCAAACTGAAACGTATGATGAAGAATCCCTTCATATGCGTCAGTTGCTTAAAACAAAATTAGTAGATATGGACCTTTCAGTTCGTGCGCTAAACTGTTTGAAAGCTGCAGAAGTTGATACATTGGGAGATCTTGTTTCTTTCAACAAAAATGACTTGATGAAGTTCCGTAACTTCGGTAAAAAATCGCTTACTGAGCTTGAAGAGCTTGTAAACGTGAAAGGCCTGAACTTCGGAATGGATCTTGCAAAATATAAATTAGATAAAGACTAGAGGATTTCGGATTTACGATTTCAGAATGCTGAAATCGTAAATCTAAAATCGTAAATCTAAAATAAATTTAACCCATCATAATTTGCTCTCCGAAGAACGGATCTTGTAGCAAGATGATGAAAACAAAAATGTCATGAGACACGGAAAAAAAATAAACCACTTAGGAAGAAAAACTGCCCACAGACATTCAATGTTGGCAAACATGGCTTGTTCACTTATTGAGCACAAACGTATTAACACAACTGTTGCAAAAGCAAAAGCGTTGAAACAATTTGTAGAGCCATTAGTAACAAAATCTAAGGAAGATACTACGCAAAACCGTCGGTTGTGTTTTGCTAAAATGCGTCAAAAAGATGCAGTTGCAGAACTTTTCAGAACTGTTGCGCCAAAAGTTGGTGATCGTCCAGGAGGATACACTCGTATTATTAAATTGGGTAATCGTCTAGGTGATAACGCAGATATGGCAATGATAGAGCTTGTAGATTTCAACGAAATTTATAACGCAGGAAAAGCTACCAAGAAGAAAACTACTCGTAGAAGTCGTCGTGGAAGCGCTGCCGGAACTGAAGCTGCTGCGCCTGCTGTGAAAGCCGCTCCAGCAAAAGCTGAAAAAGAAGCAAAGAAAGAAGAAGAATAAATGAATTTGATTCATTAATCAACAAAGGGATAAGCGTTTTCGTTTATCCCTTTTTTTTATACTATTTTTGCAAAGAATTTGGAAAAGCTGGATGCTCGAAGACGGATGCTTTTAACCTGAAACTTGAGACCAGAAACCAGAAACCCTTCAAAATAATGAAATACCAAACACGAAAAAAAGCACTTATTTTACTAGCAGACGGAACCATTTTCTACGGAAAAGCGGTTGCAAACAAAGAAGGTTCAGCCTTCGGCGAAGTTTGTTTCAACACTGGAATGACGGGTTATCAAGAGATTTTTACAGATCCTTCCTATTTCGGGCAGATTATGGTTGCCACCAATGCCCACATCGGGAATTACGGTACCAACAAAGAAGAAGTAGAATCTCAAGGAGTTAAAATTGCAGGTTTGGTGGTTCGTAATTTCAGTTATCATTATTCCCGTGATGCGGCAGATGATTCTTTAGAAGAATTTATAAATAGAAATAACCTACTCGCAATCAGCGATGTTGATACGCGCGCTTTGGTAAGCTACATTCGCGATAATGGCGCAATGAACGCTGTTATTTCAACAGAAGTTGATAATATTGAAGGGCTTAAAAAACAACTGGCAGCCGTTCCAGATATGAATGGTTTGGAACTCGCTTCAAAAGTTTCGACAAAAGAACCTTATTTCTTCGGAAATGAGAACGCGAAGTATAAAGTTTCAGCTTTGGATTTAGGTATAAAAATGAACATTCTCCGCAGACTTGCCGAACGTGATTGCTACATTAAAGTATTTCCATACAACGCATCTTTTTCAGATATGGAAGCTTTTAGCCCTGATGGATATTTTATTTCCAACGGTCCTGGCGATCCAGAACCTTTAACCAGCGCTATTGAAGTTGTAAAAACCATTTTAGAAAAAGAATTACCAATGTTTGGAATCTGTTTAGGGCACCAAATGCTGGCTTTGGCAAACGGAGTTTCAACTTATAAAATGCACAACGGCCACCGAGGAATTAACCATCCTGTGATGAACCTTATTACCGGTAAAGGTGAAATAACTTCACAAAATCACGGTTTTGCCATCAATAGAGAAGAAGCTGAAGCCAATCCTAATATTGAAATTACTCACGAACATCTAAACGATCATACCGCAGCAGGAATTCGTTTGAAAAACAAACCAGCGTTTTCAGTACAATACCATCCTGAAGCTAGTCCTGGGCCGCACGATGCTTCATATCTTTTTGATCAGTTTATTGAAAGTATAGAAAAACATAAATTACAAACGGTATAAATTTAAACCTGACAGGTTTCCAAAACCTGTCAGGTTTTTTTTAGATAATATATAATCACAATAAATACTAAACCAATGAGTATCATCATCGACATCAATGCCAGACAAATTTTTGACTCTAGAGGAAACCCAACAATAGAAGTTGACGTAATCACAGA comes from Aequorivita sublithincola DSM 14238 and encodes:
- the rpsD gene encoding 30S ribosomal protein S4, giving the protein MARYTGPKTKIARKFGEAIFGDDKSFEKRNYPPGQHGNARRRGKKSEYAIQLMEKQKTKYMYGILERQFRNMFKKATAAPGITGAVLLQLCESRLDNVVYRMGISPSRSGARQLVSHRHITVNGEKVNIPSYQLKAGDVVGVREKSKSLSAINDSLANANHVYEWITWNGEKKEGTFVSIPERIQITENINEQLIVELYSK
- the rplQ gene encoding 50S ribosomal protein L17; its protein translation is MRHGKKINHLGRKTAHRHSMLANMACSLIEHKRINTTVAKAKALKQFVEPLVTKSKEDTTQNRRLCFAKMRQKDAVAELFRTVAPKVGDRPGGYTRIIKLGNRLGDNADMAMIELVDFNEIYNAGKATKKKTTRRSRRGSAAGTEAAAPAVKAAPAKAEKEAKKEEE
- a CDS encoding DNA-directed RNA polymerase subunit alpha — protein: MAVFSFQKPDKVIMVNSTDFEGKFEFRPLEPGYGLTVGNALRRVLLSSLEGFAITSVRIEGVDHEFSTIAGVVEDVTEIILNLKQVRFKRQIDEIDNETVTISMSGKDQLKAGDFQKFISGFQVLNPEMVLCNMDKKVSLNFEITIEKGRGYVPAEENKKANAPLGTIFTDSIYTPIKNVKYSIENFRVEQKTDYEKLVFEIVTDGSIHPKDALTEAAKTLIHHFMLFSDERITLEADEIAQTETYDEESLHMRQLLKTKLVDMDLSVRALNCLKAAEVDTLGDLVSFNKNDLMKFRNFGKKSLTELEELVNVKGLNFGMDLAKYKLDKD
- the carA gene encoding glutamine-hydrolyzing carbamoyl-phosphate synthase small subunit; its protein translation is MKYQTRKKALILLADGTIFYGKAVANKEGSAFGEVCFNTGMTGYQEIFTDPSYFGQIMVATNAHIGNYGTNKEEVESQGVKIAGLVVRNFSYHYSRDAADDSLEEFINRNNLLAISDVDTRALVSYIRDNGAMNAVISTEVDNIEGLKKQLAAVPDMNGLELASKVSTKEPYFFGNENAKYKVSALDLGIKMNILRRLAERDCYIKVFPYNASFSDMEAFSPDGYFISNGPGDPEPLTSAIEVVKTILEKELPMFGICLGHQMLALANGVSTYKMHNGHRGINHPVMNLITGKGEITSQNHGFAINREEAEANPNIEITHEHLNDHTAAGIRLKNKPAFSVQYHPEASPGPHDASYLFDQFIESIEKHKLQTV